The DNA region GCTTTCAGGCGGACAAAAGCAGCGCGTGGCCATTGCGCGGGCTTTGATGCAAAAACCAGAACTCTTGCTGGCAGATGAGCCGGTGGCTTCGCTGGATCCGGCGACGTGCCATGTGGTGATGGATTATTTGAAGAAAATAAATCAGGAGCTGGGGATTACTGTCATCGCGAACTTGCACTTTTTGTCTTTGGTTCGACAGTATGCAAGCCGGGTGATCGCCTTGAAAGATGGCGAAATTGTTTTTACCGGCCGACCCGAGGAAATCACCCGGGAATGGTTCCAAAAAATATACGGGGAGGGAGCACAGGATGTTACGCCGGACAGTCTTTGATTCTCTTTCTTTTGCCTTTTTGTTCTGCTCACTGACTGTGGCTTTGTTTGTGACCAATGAGGAACAACTGCTGAACCTGGGCATGGACTTGGTTTTTGTTGCACTCTTTCTCGGAGTTGGGGCCGGGGTTGCAACTCTTCTGCGTAAAATCCAAGTGCAGACTTTGGGGGGCGTGTTATTTGATGCGCATCGGACTTCCGATACAAATTCCTGGTACCGCAGCTTCTGGGGCTGGCAACTGATGGTCTTGTTGGTTGTCTCGTTGGCAGTTGCATTTGTGAAAACGGATTTTTCATTCATTGAACTTTTGGATCAAAACGGATTCGCGGGTGCTGTTCGACTTTTCAAAGGTCTTTTCAATCCCAATTGGGAGGTGTTGCCTCGGGCGGTTTTGAATATTATCGAAACTGTCTTTATGGCGTTTCTTGCGACGATGATTGCGATTCCTTTTGCGTTTGTTTTAAGTTTTGCCTGCGCGAAAAATATCATGCGCGGACCGGTTGCTTATCCCGTTTATTTGGTTCTGCGAACTATTCTGAATGTGACTCGATCCATTGAAGCTTTGATTTGGGCGATTATTTTTTCAGTGTGGGTGGGAATCGGTCCTTTTGCGGGAATGCTCGCGCTGATGATTCATTCTGTGGCCTCCTTAGCAAAACAGTATTCTGAAATGGTCGAGGCCGTGGAGGATGGTCCGATCGAAGCCATCGAGTCAACGGGAGCCGGCAAGGTGCAGACTGTCTGGTATGCGATTGTCCCTCAGGTGGTTCTGCCGTATATTTCATTTACGGTGTATCGCTGGGACATCAATGTGCGCATGGCAACTGTCATCGGTATGGTCGGCGGTGGTGGCATAGGCACCATGCTGATACAGTATCAGGGACAGGCCATGTGGAGAGAAGTTGGTTGTATCATCGTCGTGATTGCCGTCGTCGTCTGGGCCCTGGATCTTGCATCCGCACACATCCGCGAGGCATTGAAATAGGAAAGAGGATAGTATGAAGGAATTTGGAAACTATAAACTATTGATCCGCGAATCACACATCGATTCCTATGGGCACGTTAACAATGCCGTTTACTTGTCCCTTTATGAGGAAGCCCGCTGGGAGGCGATCACTCCGCGAGGTTTTGGATTTAAAGATGTTCACCGCATGCAGCAAGGCCCGGTCATTCTTGAAGTGAGTATAAAATTCATGAAAGAAATCAAATTACGCGAAACTATCAACATCGTATCAAGCATGATGGACTACGAGGGTAAAATTGGTCACATGAAGCAGCAGATGATCAAAGAGGATGGGACGATTGCGAGCGAGGCCGTGTTTACTTTCGGTTTGTTTGATATGCAGGCGCGAAAAATGATTCTACCCACACCCGAATGGAAAAAAGCCTGCGGTTTGGATTAATTGCTAATCATCAAAATGTTCGATCAGGGCTGACTTCATGTTGGCCCATTTTTTTTCGCCCACCGAAGCCGCGTCGATCATAATGTGATGGAATCGCGAGGCACGACTGAAAGGTCTCTTCTGAACCTGATAGGTTTTCCAGTTCGTCAGATGATTCGCACGGATATACTCCATTGTACCGTAGGGATTGATCAACTCATCTTTGAGATCATAAAACAACAGGGTGGATGTGTTGATTCTGCGCCCATTCGTGTTTTGGGACAGAGACAGACTGACATCAAGAGTCGCCTTATATGCAGATACCGGAGTGCCCAGTGCATTGGCATAGTAATCCCGATTCATAATATTGGGAATGACGGCCAGTGGGTTCAGGCTGTTCAGCAGTCGCCATAGAAATCCGGATCGTCGAATGGACAGGGCCGGGGCAAACAAAGCCATTTTATCAAAATGAACGTGGGGAAATTTGTTTGCAATCGCCACACCCATGACTCCGCCCAATGAAAAGCCGACAAAGTAAACCGGCATATCGTATTTTGTGGCTCTTTGGTTTGCCATGCAATAGGCGCGCAAGGTGTCTCTTTCCCACATTTTTGCAGAGACGCGTTTAAAGATGTTTATATTATCGTTGTGTCCTGAAAGCACGACATGCAGGACATCGATGCGGTCAGCAAGCAGAGCATTTTCTATCGAACGCATTTTGCCCGGATTGATATTAAGGCCATGAATCACTATGGCAGCCGCCCTGGCTGGTTGTTGCTGGCTTAAACGCCATTCAGCCCTTGAGTCGCTCCCGCGCAGCAGAGAAGGGCAGTTATCCGCCCAGACCGGTAAAGATAAAGTGAACAACAACAGAAATGCAATAACGAGTCGAGTACTCATGGAGCCACACCTCACGCAATACTGCTTTTAAGGAGAGGCTAAGGAAGGCGTCGTAAGGTGTAAATATAATTGGGTATGTATCTTGAGGTCGGGTTGGACCTTGGCCGAGGTCGTTTGTCTCAGATGTGGAAAATGAATAATTGTTTACAATACCTTGGATTTGGAAAAAGTGTTGCCTAGAAGTTCGACGAAAAACCATGGAACATTTTGAGGTAAAATGACTAATATCCGACAGTTAAGTCATCAGTTTTTTGAACCGATAGGGAAACTCAAGGAGCACTGAACGATGGGAAAACAGTATTATCTTTCTAATAATGGGACTCATATCGGACCTTACACTTTTGAAGTTGTCCTGCAAAAAGTTGAATCCCACGAACATCAATGGACTGATTACGTCTATGACGAAACGATCGGTGACTGGGTTATGTTGATGGAACATCCTGAATTTTCAGTGAAAGTTTCCACCAAACCAACTACACGTCCAGAAGAGGCACCAGAGACAGCTGCAGAGATTCCGGCATCCGAGGGTCTTAAAGATAAAGAGTGGTTCATCCTTAAAGAAGGTAACAACTACGGTCCTTTCTCTCCTGTTGAAGTTGTGCAGATGCTTCAGGAAAAGACTTTGTTTGAATACGACTATATTTGGCATGCACGCATGGCAAACTGGTCACGTGTGGCAGAAGTCGAGGAGTTTGCTCCTGACAAAATCCGCGCAATGAAGCACTCCAATGACACTGGACTTGCGGAGATTTTCTTCCGCCGTCGTCATGCTCGTGCGGCATACGGTGCCAGCTTGATTGTTCATAATAATAAAACTGTGTTCCGTGGTCAGGCATTGGAGATCAGTGCTGGTGGTGCGGGTGTTATGATTGACAACCCGAACTTGCAACCAGGGCAGTCTTTGTTTTTGCATTTCCAACCGGGTGACGGTGTGCCGCCATTCAATGCAGTTTGCCAGATCGTCAGCAAGCAATTCATTAAAGAGCTTGCGCCAAAAGGTTCTGATTCTGTCAGATACGGGGTTAAGTTCACGACAGTGAGCCAATCCGTGCGCGAAAGCATCAAGACTTTCACGACAGCAAAAGCGGCCTAGGTTTTTTTAATTACTTTTTAGAATTGGTGGCAGAGGGTCCAAGGACTACTCTGCCACTTCCATTTTGGAATTACTGGTTTCCGGATTGGCAATCAATGGGGACTTATCACCCGCCGAAGCGAATTGATAGTATATGCCCTTGGCATCCATGAGTTCCTGATGAGTTCCCACTTCCGCGACATTGCCTTGATTCAGAACGACAATACGATCACATTGCTCGATGGTCGACAGGCGGTGGGCGATAATAATGCTGGTGCGGCCCTTGGTGATTTCATGGGTCGCTTCCTGAATGATGTGCTCACTTTCAGAGTCAATATTGGCTGTCGCCTCGTCCAGAATCAAAATATCCGGATTGAATGCCAGGATACGCGCGAAGGCGATCAACTGTCTTTCGCCGACCGACAGATTCGCACCACGCTCATCCACCGGACTGTTCAAATCCCGCCCGGTGCGATCCAAAAGCCGCATATAGCCGGTTTTCTCGCAGGCCGCTGCAATTTGTTCGTCTGAAACACGAGGGTCTCCCAAACCAATATTGTTGCGAATGGTTCCACGGAAAATAAAGTTGTCTTGTTGTACAACTCCCACGTGGTGACGGATCTCCTCGCGTGCGATGCTTTCAATAGGCAGACCATCAATGAACACCGTGCTTTCAGGGGCGTCGTAAAAACGCTGCAGCAAGGAGATAAACGTGGATTTACCACTTCCGGTACGTCCCACCAGTGCGATGGATTCACCCGGTTTGAAATGCAGATTCACGTCCTTCAGAACCAAAGGCAGACTTTCTTCGTAACGGAAGTTCAAATTACGAATCTCAATGTCTCCGCGGACTGTTTTAGGGGAAGTGAGCTGTTCCTGCTCGTGTTCCTTGTTTTCGTCCATCAAAGTGAAAATACGTTCGGCACTGGTGAGTGAGTTTTGGAACTGTTGATACTTTTCCAGAATCTCGCGCAAGGGTGGAATAAAATCCTGAATGTTCATCAGGAAGGCGATCAATGATCCGATGGCGATGGAATTTTCCGCGCTCATCAATCCACCAAAATAAAGTGCAGAGGTGATGGTCACGGCATTGAACAGATTCATAATTGGCTGCATTAATGCATAAGCATAAATCGAGCGCATGTTGGTGTCGCGGTAGCTGGTGGACAAGTTGCTGAACCGATCCCTGTTGCGGCGAACACGGTTATATAGTTGCACCACTTTGATGCCATTCAGATTTTCAGCCAGAAAAGCATTAATGACAGAAAGTTTGCGCTTTTGCTCGTGCAGAATGTCGCGAATTTTGTTGCTCAGGTAAAATGAGGCCCAGATAAACAGAGGTGCCATGACCAACGATATCAGAGTCAGCTTCCATGAAATAAGAGCCAGAGCAATGACAACCGAGCAGATCACCACGAACTGAGTAAAGACGGTAATGACACCTTCGGTGAACAGTTCCCCCAAGGATGCCACATCATTGGTCAAACGGGTGACGATGCGACCCGTGGGTGTCTTATTGAAGAATTGCAAAGGCAGTCTTTGCACGTGGTTCATTAAATCTTCACGCAAATGGAAAAGCATTCTGTTGCCGAAAAGCTGGAACAGCAGGTTGTTCGAAAATGAAAAACAGGTGCGCAGAATTTCCAGCCCCAGGTAAACGAAGGCCACCCAGGTGAACAGCTCGTAGTTCTTGCCCTTGACTCCATGATCAATCGCATAGCCGATCAAAGCCGGAACCAGGCGCGCAACCAGGGCGCCGCCAAAGACAGCAAAGATCGCCAAAAACAAAAGTGTTTTTTCGCGTCGGGCATAAGGCCACAAGCGTTTGAATAGAACTGGATAAGTGACCTTGGTTTTGACCAGGTCTTCATTCATGAAATTGTCGTTATTCATGATTCACTCCCTGGCCTTGAATGCTGACGGTCTTTTGGAACGTCGGACTGACTTTCAGAACTTCTTCGTAGGTCCCCAGCGCTTCGACTTCGCCATCGCGAATTATCAGCAGTCTGTCGACTGTTTTAAGCGAGGACAGGCGATGCGCCACAATGATTCGACTCATGGAGCCCTGGTTTTTGCCAAGCTCTTTCTCAATGGCTTTCTCGGTGCGCGTGTCCACGGCACTCAAAGAGTCATCCAGTATCAGCACAGGAGTTTTCATGATCAATCCGCGCGCAATTGTCAGGCGCTGTTTTTGTCCACCGGAAAGATTCACTCCGCGCTCACCCAATTGAGATTCAAATTGATGTGGCAGGGATTGTATTTCCCGGGTCAGGTCCACTGTTTCAGTCATGTTCAGGATGGCCTCATCAGAAGCCCGTTCTGCAAGTCCAAAGCTGACATTTTCAGAAATGCTTTCGCTGAACAGGAAGGCCTCCTGCGGGACCAGAAGGAAGGTGCGATGCAAGGATTCCTGCGTGACATCTTCGATGCGGTGACCGTTGATCAGAATTTCACCCTCGGCCAGTGGATACATGCGGGTTAAAAGATTCAGAAGCGTGGTCTTCCCGGCGCCAACAGGCCCCATAATGCCCAGGCTTTCGCCGGCCTTTAGCGTGAACGAAACATTTTTCAGCGCGTAAACCGTGCTGCTGGTGTGTTTGTAGGAGACGTTTTTAAATTCCAGGGTCTGGAACTTGGTAATTTCAATTTTGCCCAGATCTGGAATATCAGTTTCTGTTTTCAGAACATCCTTGATCCGATCAAAGGAAGCATAGCCTTTTTGCATCATCGAAAAACCCATGCCCAATGCCGTCATAGGCCACACCATTTTTTGAATGTAGCGATGAAATGCAAAGAAGGTTCCGATGGTGACGGTACCGGCGTAAAGGTCGTCCTTGGCGATGAAAAGCAGAATCACACTTCCAGAAGTGACTCCGAACTCCATCACCGGAACAAAGAGCGAGTCCACCTTAGCAACTTTGTTGCAGGCTTTTTCAAAAGCAGCACTGACGCCATTGAACAACTGAGTGCGGTTGTCTTCCTGGGAAAAGCTTTTGATCACGCGAATGCCACCCACTGTTTCCTGAGCGACTCCAGTCAGCTCGGAAAAGCGGTCTTGTTGAATTTTGTAATTCGTGTGAATCAGGCGCATGACTTTCCAGATCATCAAAGGAACCAACGGAAGAAATATCAGCACCTTCCATGTCCAGGACCAGTTCATGGTGATCATGATCGGCAGCACGATGGCTATGATGATCACTCCATCAGCCAGAATCAAAAGCCCGGGACCGATTGCCTGACGGAACGATTGCACATCGTTGGTCAGCAGGCTCATCAATTCACCGACCTGATTTTTATGGAAAAAGTTGGGACCCAGGGAAGTCAAATGGCGGAAAATTTTTTGGCGGATGTGCTCGGCTGCATAGGTATGAAACTTACCGAAAAAAGCACGCCAGCCCAAGCGCGTGGCTGCAAGACTTGCCATCACCAGTGCAAAGATCGCACAGGTTTTTGTGATCTCACTCATCGGGGCCTGGGACTCGATGCTGTCGATGATATGCTTCATGATCAGCGGGTAAATGCCATCCAGCGCATTGGTCAAAAACAGAAAGAGCATGCCAAGGCTGAAAGCTCTTGGATTGTTTTTTATATAGAACAAAAGGGGGCGCTTATAGAGGAAGGCATTTTCTGAGGCTTGCATCGGCATTGAATCTAATGTTTATCCCCGGCATCTACAAGGGATTTGCCTCAGGTATTATAATACAGTACTCTGCTTCTTGGAGGCTGACATGTCGCAAATAGATCAGTTTTTGGCGTCGTTAAAAAGGGCATTGAAATCAAAAAACATTCTCTACCGCGATCTGGCAAAGCCTCTGGGGCTCAGTGAATCCAGCGTTAAACGTATATTATCCAGTAAAAGCTTAAGCTTGGAGCGATTGGAAGAAATTTGCAGAGTGGCGGACCTCAGTTTTTCTGAGGTGGTGAAGTCGGCGAATCTTGAAGATGGTAATCAGGTTTATCTTCTGACGCAGGAGCAGGAGAGCGCTCTGGCGGAGAATGCGCGCTTGTTGCATTATTATATGCTGCTTCATGATGAGCGCACTCCGCAAAAAATTGAAAAGGAATATCAGATTTCCAAGATTGAAGCCCAAAAATACCTGTTTCAGTTGGACCGTCTTAATCTGATCGAATTGCATCCACGGGATAAAGTTAAATTCAAACGTCAGGGATTTTTGCGATTTCGCAGAGATGGGCCCATCGGCCGCGCTTTGTTTGAACAGATGAAGGCCACGTATTTGATGTACGATTTCAAGCCTGAGGATTTTGTGCGCTTCACGTTGCTTAAGATCAGCCCGTCGACTTTGGCGAAGTACAAAGGAAAGCTCGAGAAGCTGGCAATGGAAATGCAGGAAGACTCGCGCTTCGATGCGCAACACAACACGGCGACGGTCGATGCAGGTGTGTTGATGGCTTATCGTCCTTGGACGTATTCCTATATGGGTGCTATCAAAAAGAAAGATTAAGAACTGATTTACTTGAATGGTGATAAATGCGGCGATTTGCCTGGCGCGAGCGGGCCTGCCTTGGTCTCGTCAGCCTTGCGCCCGCAATTCCGCGACCCGCCATCCTTGGCTCAGCCGTGTCCCGCCTGCGGCGGGTGCGCGCCATCCAGGCGCCCACGGAGGTCGCTGCATTTCAGGCACAAGTCTGCCGAGCCCAACTCAGACCCACTCACGCCATGCAAATTTCTCAGTTAATTCATTCAGGGTATTCAGATACAGATTAGAACAGGCAGTATCCATTGTTCTTGGCGATGTAGAGATTAAGACTTAGCTCCAAGTGCTTTGGAAGTTTAGTGGTGCACCAGTTACGGCGTGCCAGGCGTTTGAGGTGATCTCTTAGTTTTGCACATCGTTGATTTAGGGGGAACAGCGGGTCGTGTTTGGCTTTCTCTGATTTCAGGTGCTTTTGTTCGCGTAGCTTTTCTTTATTACCTTTGGATTTGAACTGTTGGTATTTGATCGTGGGGAATACCTTTTCAACGATCGCTGTGTATTCACCCTTTTGGTCAGAGCGTATTTCAGAGGGAGTATTGGTTAGTTGGCCCTGTAGTTGCGTCAGAAGTTGTTCGATCTTTTTCTTGGATTCATTCTCCCGGTAGCCGTATTTCTTTCGTGCAGTGTGAGCGGTTTTCCCGAAAGCGGGAACCCTCCCGACGTGAGCGCCAAGGATTTCATAGTTCTCGTTAACAGCGAGTGCTATGGTAAGTGGTTTGAGTTTGGTGTGTTCGATGGACAGCATCTCATCAAAATAGATAACCTCGGCTTTTAGCGTCTTATTCCGATTTACTTGGAGCGCGCGTAGTCCCAGCCAAATAAACTTCTTGTAAACGGTGATGTAGCTGCAATTTAAGTTACGAGCCGTCTCTCGCAAGGAAACCCCGGCGTTATGGTATTTAACAATAGCATCATTAAGATCCAGTCGTTTTTGTCGGTAGGTCGGTGAGTGTGTTCGGGTGGAATATCCCACGTTGCAGTCGCGACATTTAAACCGTGGAATATAAGTTTTAGTGATCTTTTTATAGAAGTAACCGTTCTTTACAAAGAGCAAAGAGCCACAATGGGGGCATTTACGGTGGTGAATGGAGTATTGTCGCATACGAAGCTCTTGCGTATGCAATCATTGGGTTCACTCGAGAAACAAATAAATGGCGGGAGATTGTCGATAGTGTCCGGAATTCAATGTTATTCCTCAATATCCCCATTCAAACGAATCAGTTATAAAGATTAAACTTTATACATTTGTTTTATCTCAATTGGGCGGCAATAAGGATGTTCCATCGTTGCCGTTCCTCCACTCGTTTGCAAAGCTCTTGAGCATGAGATTTTTCCAAATTCCATTTCTGACAGTGTCGCTGATGCTCGTTGCGAGTTTTGCTATGGCCTCCTTTGCCCCGAACTCGATGTTCAATCGTAAAACCACCTCGGGCAAAAACTTGTACAAAGAACTTATTGCTCAGGGTGTTCCCGAAGAGCCATTAAATTTGCTATTCAGAATGTTCGACTACAATGTGGGCAGAATCCCGAATACAAAATCTGCGGTGATTGTGGACTACACGCAGTCTTCAGTCCAAAAGCGTCTTTTGTTTTTAAAGTTTGATACGGGCACCATCGAAAGAACTTATGTCTCTCATGGTATAAACTCAGGAGTGTTGGAGACCCGCAGCTTTTCAAATCTTATCGACACGTGGAAAAGTTCTTTGGGATTCTATTTCGCCAAAGGCTCGTACAACAGCTGGAAGAATGGTCCCTCGCTGAAGCTGGAAGGTATTGATCGGTCCAATAGCAATGCAAAGGACAGGTTGATTGTTTTGCACGGAGCTAAATATGTCAGTGAGGACTTCATTCTTCGCAATGGTCGACTTGGTTGGAGTCAGGGATGCTTTGCCGTTCAGCCTGAAGTTTTGCAGCCAATTATAAAT from Bdellovibrio sp. GT3 includes:
- the phnE gene encoding phosphonate ABC transporter, permease protein PhnE — translated: MLRRTVFDSLSFAFLFCSLTVALFVTNEEQLLNLGMDLVFVALFLGVGAGVATLLRKIQVQTLGGVLFDAHRTSDTNSWYRSFWGWQLMVLLVVSLAVAFVKTDFSFIELLDQNGFAGAVRLFKGLFNPNWEVLPRAVLNIIETVFMAFLATMIAIPFAFVLSFACAKNIMRGPVAYPVYLVLRTILNVTRSIEALIWAIIFSVWVGIGPFAGMLALMIHSVASLAKQYSEMVEAVEDGPIEAIESTGAGKVQTVWYAIVPQVVLPYISFTVYRWDINVRMATVIGMVGGGGIGTMLIQYQGQAMWREVGCIIVVIAVVVWALDLASAHIREALK
- a CDS encoding acyl-CoA thioesterase, with product MKEFGNYKLLIRESHIDSYGHVNNAVYLSLYEEARWEAITPRGFGFKDVHRMQQGPVILEVSIKFMKEIKLRETINIVSSMMDYEGKIGHMKQQMIKEDGTIASEAVFTFGLFDMQARKMILPTPEWKKACGLD
- a CDS encoding alpha/beta hydrolase codes for the protein MSTRLVIAFLLLFTLSLPVWADNCPSLLRGSDSRAEWRLSQQQPARAAAIVIHGLNINPGKMRSIENALLADRIDVLHVVLSGHNDNINIFKRVSAKMWERDTLRAYCMANQRATKYDMPVYFVGFSLGGVMGVAIANKFPHVHFDKMALFAPALSIRRSGFLWRLLNSLNPLAVIPNIMNRDYYANALGTPVSAYKATLDVSLSLSQNTNGRRINTSTLLFYDLKDELINPYGTMEYIRANHLTNWKTYQVQKRPFSRASRFHHIMIDAASVGEKKWANMKSALIEHFDD
- a CDS encoding GYF domain-containing protein produces the protein MGKQYYLSNNGTHIGPYTFEVVLQKVESHEHQWTDYVYDETIGDWVMLMEHPEFSVKVSTKPTTRPEEAPETAAEIPASEGLKDKEWFILKEGNNYGPFSPVEVVQMLQEKTLFEYDYIWHARMANWSRVAEVEEFAPDKIRAMKHSNDTGLAEIFFRRRHARAAYGASLIVHNNKTVFRGQALEISAGGAGVMIDNPNLQPGQSLFLHFQPGDGVPPFNAVCQIVSKQFIKELAPKGSDSVRYGVKFTTVSQSVRESIKTFTTAKAA
- a CDS encoding ABC transporter ATP-binding protein; translated protein: MNNDNFMNEDLVKTKVTYPVLFKRLWPYARREKTLLFLAIFAVFGGALVARLVPALIGYAIDHGVKGKNYELFTWVAFVYLGLEILRTCFSFSNNLLFQLFGNRMLFHLREDLMNHVQRLPLQFFNKTPTGRIVTRLTNDVASLGELFTEGVITVFTQFVVICSVVIALALISWKLTLISLVMAPLFIWASFYLSNKIRDILHEQKRKLSVINAFLAENLNGIKVVQLYNRVRRNRDRFSNLSTSYRDTNMRSIYAYALMQPIMNLFNAVTITSALYFGGLMSAENSIAIGSLIAFLMNIQDFIPPLREILEKYQQFQNSLTSAERIFTLMDENKEHEQEQLTSPKTVRGDIEIRNLNFRYEESLPLVLKDVNLHFKPGESIALVGRTGSGKSTFISLLQRFYDAPESTVFIDGLPIESIAREEIRHHVGVVQQDNFIFRGTIRNNIGLGDPRVSDEQIAAACEKTGYMRLLDRTGRDLNSPVDERGANLSVGERQLIAFARILAFNPDILILDEATANIDSESEHIIQEATHEITKGRTSIIIAHRLSTIEQCDRIVVLNQGNVAEVGTHQELMDAKGIYYQFASAGDKSPLIANPETSNSKMEVAE
- a CDS encoding ABC transporter ATP-binding protein, translating into MPMQASENAFLYKRPLLFYIKNNPRAFSLGMLFLFLTNALDGIYPLIMKHIIDSIESQAPMSEITKTCAIFALVMASLAATRLGWRAFFGKFHTYAAEHIRQKIFRHLTSLGPNFFHKNQVGELMSLLTNDVQSFRQAIGPGLLILADGVIIIAIVLPIMITMNWSWTWKVLIFLPLVPLMIWKVMRLIHTNYKIQQDRFSELTGVAQETVGGIRVIKSFSQEDNRTQLFNGVSAAFEKACNKVAKVDSLFVPVMEFGVTSGSVILLFIAKDDLYAGTVTIGTFFAFHRYIQKMVWPMTALGMGFSMMQKGYASFDRIKDVLKTETDIPDLGKIEITKFQTLEFKNVSYKHTSSTVYALKNVSFTLKAGESLGIMGPVGAGKTTLLNLLTRMYPLAEGEILINGHRIEDVTQESLHRTFLLVPQEAFLFSESISENVSFGLAERASDEAILNMTETVDLTREIQSLPHQFESQLGERGVNLSGGQKQRLTIARGLIMKTPVLILDDSLSAVDTRTEKAIEKELGKNQGSMSRIIVAHRLSSLKTVDRLLIIRDGEVEALGTYEEVLKVSPTFQKTVSIQGQGVNHE
- a CDS encoding helix-turn-helix domain-containing protein, with the protein product MSQIDQFLASLKRALKSKNILYRDLAKPLGLSESSVKRILSSKSLSLERLEEICRVADLSFSEVVKSANLEDGNQVYLLTQEQESALAENARLLHYYMLLHDERTPQKIEKEYQISKIEAQKYLFQLDRLNLIELHPRDKVKFKRQGFLRFRRDGPIGRALFEQMKATYLMYDFKPEDFVRFTLLKISPSTLAKYKGKLEKLAMEMQEDSRFDAQHNTATVDAGVLMAYRPWTYSYMGAIKKKD
- a CDS encoding murein L,D-transpeptidase catalytic domain family protein; this translates as MRFFQIPFLTVSLMLVASFAMASFAPNSMFNRKTTSGKNLYKELIAQGVPEEPLNLLFRMFDYNVGRIPNTKSAVIVDYTQSSVQKRLLFLKFDTGTIERTYVSHGINSGVLETRSFSNLIDTWKSSLGFYFAKGSYNSWKNGPSLKLEGIDRSNSNAKDRLIVLHGAKYVSEDFILRNGRLGWSQGCFAVQPEVLQPIINALQSGSLILSYHKDLWRQAREYPNDQEVLGNEVVPPNVNTRITPEEQVEPEVPSPTPPTPVPPGAGEIQWVDLLGIESP